The following are from one region of the Coffea eugenioides isolate CCC68of chromosome 2, Ceug_1.0, whole genome shotgun sequence genome:
- the LOC113759356 gene encoding uncharacterized protein LOC113759356, which produces MIKMLKPATLAEAFELSQWQEYAVKLQNKSSKENVKPLGENRLGLSRNTSTAFGINSYRIPNHSSPNHPKLANRQEGTKDPRRLSAQEMQYRRNNGLCFKCGEKYGVGHQCRVGHTHCMVLEEEEETAFEDALGEQDEHTGNPGQSMEMSLHALSEALKRKTITLTGILDGEEVLILVDTGSSDSYISSELVIGMDVKYKWVDQPFSVIMGNGTTVTSNAICPGVQWSINQHKFKFDLKAMELGGWDIILGVDWMTHFSPITFDFQQLRISLHHAGGEIHLHGQADNCDMDLIRGKDLRTFIEYKKQMCMAMSSQQQEGSRLESTPQKVQELLQEYEDIFQTPSSLPPSRSVDHEIPLKPDAQPFKLKPYRYPHYHKEEIERQVTEMLQTGIVKHSNSPFASPVLLVKKKEGTWRFCVDYRKLNDLTIKDRFPIPNVDELLDELAGAVFKTKLDLTAGYHQIKVKAQDTYKTAFQTHCGHFEFLVMPFGLTNAPATFQALMNQVFQPYLRKFVLVFFDDILIYSPTLEDHLHHLRIVLDLLKNNQLYVKKSKCEFAQKRIDI; this is translated from the coding sequence ATGATCAAGATGTTGAAACCTGCTACTCTAGCTGAAGCATTTGAACTGTCTCAGTGGCAAGAGTATGCAGTAAAACTGCAGAATAAGAGTTCTAAGGAGAATGTCAAACCACTAGGAGAAAACAGGCTTGGATTGTCAAGAAACACCAGTACAGCATTTGGGATTAACTCGTATAGGATTCCAAACCACAGCAGCCCCAATCATCCTAAATTAGCCAATCGGCAAGAAGGCACTAAGGATCCTAGGAGACTCTCTGCACAGGAAATGCAGTATAGGAGGAACAATGGACTGTGTTTCAAATGTGGAGAGAAGTATGGAGTTGGCCATCAGTGCAGGGTTGGCCATACACACTGTATGGTgttagaagaagaagaggaaactGCATTTGAGGATGCCTTGGGAGAGCAGGATGAACATACTGGGAATCCTGGTCAATCCATGGAAATGTCTTTGCATGCATTATCTGAAGCCTTAAAGAGGAAGACAATCACACTCACAGGAATCTTAGATGGAGAAGAGGTGCTCATCTTAGTAGATACTGGAAGCTCTGACAGCTATATCAGCAGTGAACTGGTTATTGGAATGGATGTCAAGTACAAGTGGGTGGATCAGCCTTTCTCAGTTATCATGGGAAATGGAACTACTGTCACCAGCAATGCTATTTGTCCTGGGGTACAGTGGAGCATTAACCAGCACAAATTCAAATTCGACCTCAAGGCAATGGAACTAGGAGGGTGGGATATAATACTAGGCGTGGACTGGATGACACACTTCAGTCCCATCACCTTTGATTTCCAGCAGCTCAGGATATCACTGCATCATGCAGGAGGGGAGATTCACCTACATGGGCAAGCAGACAATTGTGACATGGACCTGATCAGGGGCAAAGATTTGAGGACATTCATTGAATACAAAAAGCAGATGTGCATGGCCATGTCTTCCCAACAGCAGGAGGGAAGCAGACTGGAGTCCACCCCACAGAAAGTACAGGAACTACTGCAGGAGTATGAAGACATATTCCAGACCCCCAGTTCATTACCCCCTAGCAGAAGTGTGGACCATGAGATACCCCTTAAACCAGACGCTCAACCATTCAAACTCAAACCTTACAGATATCCTCACTACCACAAGGAGGAAATAGAGAGGCAGGTGACTGAAATGCTGCAGACAGGTATTGTAAAACACAGTAACAGTCCTTTTGCCTCCCCTGTGTTACTggtcaaaaagaaagaaggaactTGGAGGTTCTGTGTGGACTATAGGAAGCTGAATGACCTCACTATCAAAGACAGATTTCCAATACCCAATGTGGATGAATTACTGGACGAACTGGCAGGAGCTGTGTTCAAAACTAAGCTGGATTTGACTGCAGGTTATCATCAGATCAAAGTCAAAGCTCAAGACACCTACAAGACAGCTTTCCAGACGCATTGTGGACATTTTGAGTTCTTGGTTATGCCATTTGGCCTCACAAATGCCCCTGCAACATTCCAAGCATTGATGAACCAGGTATTCCAGCCTTATCTGAGAAAGTTTGTCCTAGTTTTTTTTGATGACATACTGATATATAGCCCCACACTAGAGGATCACCTCCATCACCTGAGAATTGTTCTAGATCTATTGAAAAATAACCAACTGTATGTGAAGAAATCTAAATGTGAATTTGCTCAGAAAAGAATAGATATCTAG